A part of Paraliobacillus zengyii genomic DNA contains:
- a CDS encoding fructose-1,6-bisphosphatase: MNKKFLDLLAQSYDSEEKVVTEIINLEAILNLPKGTEHFVSDLHGEYQAFQHVLRNGSGRVKEKIKDLFTDQLSEKEINEFAALVYYPVEKLQLIKNNFDNDEALHRWYREIIEDMMELIAYASSKYTRSKLRKALPKQFVYIIEELLYKTDEFINKKEYYTKIIQQIISLGQADKLIIGLSYTTQELVVDHLHVVGDIYDRGPEPDKVMDTLVNYHSVDIQWGNHDVLWLGAFAGSKVCLANIIRISARYNNLAIIEDVYGINLRPLLNLAEKYYQDNPAFRPKVDAGDKLSDHEQLQITMIHQAITMIQFKLESPIIKRRAYFDMSERLLLEKVDYDKDEITIQGETYPLENSCFATVNPDKPDQLLAEEEEVMNRLLFSVQKSEKFARHMRFLMKKGSLYLKYNGNLLIHGCIPLDEEGNMEEMVIEDKTYAGRELFDIFEYYLRDAFAHPEKTDDLATDMVWYLWTGEHSSLFGKKEMTTFERYFITDEVTHKERKNVYYHLRENEDTCRKILAEFGLNPDHGHIVNGHTPVKEIDGENPVKANGKLIVIDGGFSKAYQSKTGIAGYTLLYNSYGMQLVAHKKFNSKEEVLANGADVLSVKRLVDKELERKKVKETNVGAELLQEVEMLHNLMADRYMK, translated from the coding sequence ATGAATAAAAAATTTCTGGATTTACTTGCTCAAAGTTATGATAGCGAAGAAAAAGTGGTAACCGAAATTATTAATCTGGAAGCTATTCTTAATCTTCCAAAAGGGACAGAGCATTTTGTGAGTGATTTGCACGGGGAATACCAAGCCTTTCAACACGTATTACGAAATGGTTCAGGCAGGGTCAAAGAGAAGATAAAAGATCTATTTACCGATCAATTATCTGAAAAAGAAATCAATGAGTTTGCTGCATTAGTTTACTATCCAGTAGAGAAATTACAGTTAATCAAGAATAACTTTGACAACGATGAAGCATTACATAGATGGTATCGAGAAATAATTGAGGATATGATGGAACTTATTGCTTATGCGTCTTCTAAATATACACGTTCGAAGTTACGAAAAGCATTGCCTAAACAGTTTGTTTATATCATAGAAGAACTCTTGTATAAGACAGATGAATTCATCAACAAGAAAGAGTACTATACAAAAATTATTCAACAAATTATCTCCCTTGGTCAGGCTGATAAACTAATTATTGGTCTTAGTTATACGACACAAGAACTCGTTGTTGATCATTTACATGTAGTCGGGGATATTTATGATCGTGGACCAGAACCAGATAAAGTGATGGATACACTAGTTAACTATCATTCTGTCGATATTCAGTGGGGGAATCATGACGTACTATGGTTAGGCGCTTTCGCTGGATCGAAGGTTTGTCTTGCTAATATTATTCGTATTAGTGCGCGGTATAACAATTTAGCGATTATTGAAGATGTCTATGGGATAAATCTTAGACCGCTACTCAATCTTGCGGAGAAATATTATCAGGATAATCCAGCCTTTAGACCAAAAGTAGATGCTGGGGATAAACTATCGGATCATGAACAATTACAAATAACCATGATACATCAAGCGATTACAATGATTCAGTTCAAACTGGAGAGTCCGATCATCAAGAGACGTGCCTACTTTGACATGTCAGAAAGACTGTTGCTTGAGAAAGTAGATTATGATAAGGACGAAATAACAATTCAAGGAGAGACTTATCCACTGGAAAATAGCTGTTTTGCAACAGTTAATCCAGATAAACCGGATCAATTGTTAGCAGAAGAAGAAGAAGTGATGAACCGCTTATTATTTTCTGTTCAGAAGTCAGAAAAGTTTGCCCGCCATATGCGCTTCTTGATGAAGAAAGGTAGTCTCTATTTAAAATATAATGGAAATTTATTAATTCATGGCTGTATTCCATTAGATGAAGAAGGAAATATGGAGGAAATGGTTATTGAAGATAAGACCTACGCTGGTCGTGAACTGTTTGATATTTTTGAATATTACCTACGTGATGCGTTTGCTCATCCTGAAAAGACAGACGATTTGGCAACGGATATGGTCTGGTATTTATGGACAGGTGAACATTCATCCCTCTTCGGAAAAAAAGAAATGACAACCTTTGAGCGGTATTTCATCACGGATGAGGTAACGCACAAAGAGAGGAAGAACGTTTACTACCATTTACGTGAGAACGAGGATACATGTCGAAAAATTTTAGCGGAATTTGGACTTAATCCAGACCATGGCCATATTGTAAACGGGCATACACCAGTAAAAGAAATTGACGGTGAAAATCCTGTTAAGGCAAATGGCAAACTGATTGTAATTGACGGAGGCTTCTCCAAAGCATATCAATCAAAAACAGGAATAGCAGGATACACGTTATTATATAATTCGTATGGGATGCAACTTGTTGCCCACAAGAAATTTAACTCAAAAGAAGAAGTACTAGCAAATGGTGCAGATGTGTTATCCGTTAAAAGATTAGTAGATAAAGAATTAGAGCGAAAAAAGGTAAAAGAAACGAATGTTGGAGCGGAATTGTTACAGGAAGTCGAAATGCTTCATAATTTGATGGCTGACCGTTATATGAAGTGA
- a CDS encoding ABC transporter permease: MDKHDPKSFEEGITKITRPKKPSAISASITFAWRALLRIRYVPEQLFDVTIFPVIFLLMFTYLFGGAISGSTGDYLDFVLPGILVMTVSMITMYTGLDLNKDIEKGVFDRFRSLPIWRPAVLVGALAVDAVRYLIASTIMITLGYILGFRPEAGFIGVVLGVLLLLFFAFSLSWIWTMLGIVVRTEKALMAMSMMILFPLTFLSSVFVDPTTMPNWLQKFVEINPITFVVDAVRSLIHGTVAINDILMVMYISIGLLLVFGPLTMYFFRNKN; the protein is encoded by the coding sequence ATGGACAAACATGATCCAAAATCTTTTGAAGAAGGAATAACCAAAATAACACGCCCAAAAAAACCGAGTGCGATTAGCGCTTCGATTACTTTTGCTTGGCGGGCGTTATTACGGATTCGCTACGTACCTGAACAACTATTTGATGTGACGATATTCCCTGTCATTTTTCTACTAATGTTTACCTATTTATTCGGTGGGGCGATTTCCGGTTCTACTGGTGACTATTTAGACTTTGTCCTACCTGGAATTCTTGTTATGACTGTGTCGATGATTACGATGTACACCGGACTGGATCTAAATAAAGATATTGAGAAAGGCGTTTTTGACCGCTTTCGTTCCTTACCGATCTGGAGACCAGCCGTATTAGTAGGTGCACTGGCCGTTGATGCTGTTCGCTATTTAATTGCGTCCACGATTATGATCACGCTTGGATATATTTTAGGTTTTAGACCAGAAGCTGGATTTATCGGCGTTGTCTTGGGTGTTTTGTTGCTGCTTTTCTTCGCATTCAGTCTTTCTTGGATTTGGACGATGCTCGGAATTGTCGTACGTACTGAAAAAGCGCTTATGGCAATGAGTATGATGATCTTATTTCCATTAACTTTTTTAAGTAGTGTATTTGTAGACCCAACAACTATGCCTAACTGGTTACAGAAATTCGTTGAAATAAATCCAATTACCTTTGTCGTTGATGCCGTACGTAGTTTAATTCATGGTACGGTTGCAATAAACGACATCTTGATGGTGATGTATATTTCAATTGGATTACTCCTTGTGTTTGGACCTTTAACGATGTACTTTTTTAGAAACAAGAATTAA
- a CDS encoding YkvA family protein: protein MKPTIENIEQEIQKNSEHYSDDKFWGKLAKFAKKAGSSVVYAVLLLYYTLQKPEVPTKVKAVIIGALGYFILPLDLIPDFFTGVGYTDDLGALGFALFQVAMYIDDPIKLKAKDKLKEWFGDKVDTSAIDLKIN from the coding sequence ATGAAACCAACAATTGAAAATATAGAACAAGAAATACAAAAAAACAGTGAACATTATTCTGATGATAAATTTTGGGGGAAGTTAGCGAAGTTTGCTAAGAAGGCTGGTTCTTCTGTCGTTTATGCTGTATTACTGTTGTATTATACGCTTCAGAAACCGGAAGTACCTACCAAAGTAAAAGCTGTCATTATTGGTGCTTTAGGTTACTTTATTTTACCCTTAGACTTAATTCCAGACTTTTTTACCGGCGTTGGTTACACAGATGATCTTGGTGCACTCGGATTTGCTTTATTCCAAGTAGCTATGTATATCGACGACCCAATTAAGTTAAAAGCAAAAGACAAGCTAAAAGAATGGTTTGGAGACAAAGTGGACACGTCCGCAATTGATTTAAAAATTAATTAA
- a CDS encoding DUF6366 family protein has protein sequence MNQNDQERKRLKELSKNPMGNFSDSINRSATGDLGGLAQGGCLTKLITLLVIIGAFLILSQCSF, from the coding sequence ATGAACCAGAATGATCAAGAACGAAAGCGTTTAAAAGAACTCAGTAAAAATCCAATGGGTAACTTTTCAGATTCTATTAACCGCTCAGCAACAGGTGATTTAGGTGGATTAGCGCAAGGTGGTTGCCTCACTAAGCTTATTACTTTACTAGTCATTATTGGTGCTTTTCTTATATTATCCCAATGTTCCTTTTGA
- the abc-f gene encoding ribosomal protection-like ABC-F family protein: MKELVKLQQVHYEIVDQTIFEDINVSVQKADVVGVIGKNGAGKSTLLQLITGALLPTKGSVESIEKNLTTVFVEQETESHAPKEVTTRESSLLHKWHVPDHAFARLSGGEKLKARLAHGFAKEADLLLFDEPTNHLDTESTALLIEEINRHKGAIIVVSHDRYFLDAVTTKIWSIEDSEFIEHKGNYSSYMAFREQKRLTQQHEYAKQQKNVERIENQMKELTSWSSKAHAQSTKKEGYKEHYRVKAKRMDKQIKSKQKRLDKELEKAKVEQVKPEYDVQFSIRANTKVGKRFLEVKGLTKRFSDRTLFKNVNFTIKHGEKVGLIGPNGSGKTTFLKILVGDELSEGEVWLSPAATIGYLTQEVFDLPLENTPEQLFFKETFEARGKVQNLMQHLGFTASQWREPILHMSMGERVKCKLMVYILEEKNVLILDEPTNHLDLPSREQLENTLADYDGTLLVVSHDSYFLDKTTNEKLLFSNESIVKQSKEASNRQESEPDKLRLTLETERQEVLGRLSFMTQKDSEYQELDEKFNQLTSQINNLLS, translated from the coding sequence ATGAAAGAATTAGTGAAATTGCAACAGGTTCATTATGAAATAGTTGATCAGACGATTTTTGAAGATATAAATGTTAGTGTCCAAAAAGCTGATGTTGTCGGTGTTATTGGAAAAAATGGTGCAGGGAAGTCAACCTTATTACAACTAATTACGGGAGCGTTGTTACCGACAAAAGGAAGCGTAGAATCGATAGAAAAGAACCTCACAACCGTTTTTGTCGAACAAGAAACCGAGTCACACGCTCCAAAAGAAGTGACAACACGTGAAAGTAGCTTACTTCACAAATGGCACGTACCAGATCATGCTTTTGCTAGATTAAGTGGTGGAGAAAAGTTAAAAGCACGACTTGCACATGGATTTGCAAAAGAGGCTGACCTTTTATTATTTGATGAACCGACGAACCACCTTGATACGGAGAGTACGGCTTTGTTAATAGAGGAAATCAATAGACACAAAGGTGCAATTATAGTTGTATCGCATGATCGTTATTTTTTAGATGCTGTCACAACAAAGATATGGTCTATTGAAGATAGTGAATTCATCGAGCATAAAGGCAATTATTCGAGTTATATGGCATTTCGTGAACAGAAACGCCTGACCCAGCAACATGAATATGCGAAACAACAGAAAAATGTGGAACGAATTGAAAACCAAATGAAAGAGCTCACTTCTTGGTCGAGTAAAGCACATGCTCAATCGACAAAAAAAGAAGGCTATAAAGAACATTATCGTGTCAAAGCAAAGCGTATGGATAAACAAATAAAATCAAAACAAAAGCGTTTGGATAAAGAACTCGAAAAAGCAAAAGTAGAGCAGGTGAAGCCAGAATACGATGTGCAGTTTTCAATTAGAGCGAACACAAAGGTTGGGAAACGATTTTTAGAAGTGAAAGGTTTAACAAAGAGATTTAGCGATCGAACGCTATTTAAGAATGTAAATTTCACAATTAAGCACGGGGAGAAAGTTGGATTAATTGGTCCGAATGGTAGTGGCAAGACAACCTTTTTAAAAATACTGGTTGGTGACGAGCTGTCTGAGGGCGAGGTATGGCTTTCACCTGCTGCGACGATTGGTTATTTAACACAAGAAGTCTTTGACCTACCACTTGAAAATACGCCAGAACAGCTATTTTTTAAAGAAACGTTCGAAGCAAGAGGAAAAGTACAGAATTTAATGCAGCATTTAGGCTTTACTGCTTCCCAATGGCGAGAACCAATCCTTCATATGAGTATGGGCGAACGTGTGAAGTGCAAATTAATGGTCTATATACTAGAGGAAAAAAACGTACTAATTCTCGATGAGCCAACCAACCATCTTGATTTACCATCACGTGAACAACTTGAAAATACATTAGCAGATTACGATGGTACACTACTCGTTGTATCACATGATTCGTATTTTCTCGATAAAACAACAAACGAGAAACTTCTTTTTTCAAACGAAAGTATTGTGAAACAATCGAAAGAAGCAAGCAATCGTCAAGAAAGTGAGCCAGATAAATTGCGTCTAACACTCGAAACGGAAAGACAAGAAGTGTTAGGGAGGCTCAGTTTCATGACGCAAAAAGATAGTGAATATCAAGAACTTGATGAAAAATTTAATCAACTTACAAGTCAAATCAATAATCTTTTATCCTAA
- a CDS encoding shikimate kinase yields the protein MEKGITKKVHIIGSVGSGKTTLARMLSDKLSIPHYELDNVVWKRAEPSDIRRSEQDRDNYLKEIVNLNSWIIEGAHYEWVSSSLQHADLIIYLDIAVYKRIYQIIKRFYLQKVGVEKANYKPTVKMLWKMFVWTYHFEKEGKQKIAVILASYNQGQT from the coding sequence GTGGAAAAGGGTATTACTAAAAAAGTACATATTATAGGTTCAGTTGGAAGTGGAAAGACTACATTGGCGCGAATGCTGTCTGATAAGCTTTCTATACCACATTATGAATTAGATAATGTTGTCTGGAAAAGGGCGGAACCTTCGGATATAAGAAGAAGTGAACAGGACAGAGATAACTATTTAAAAGAGATAGTTAATTTAAATAGTTGGATTATCGAGGGTGCTCATTATGAATGGGTATCATCAAGTCTACAACATGCAGACTTGATCATTTATTTAGATATTGCTGTTTATAAACGAATTTACCAGATTATAAAGCGATTTTATTTGCAAAAAGTCGGTGTTGAAAAAGCAAATTATAAACCAACAGTAAAAATGTTATGGAAGATGTTTGTTTGGACTTACCACTTTGAAAAAGAAGGTAAACAAAAAATAGCAGTGATATTAGCTTCTTATAATCAAGGACAAACATGA
- a CDS encoding 5-methyltetrahydropteroyltriglutamate--homocysteine S-methyltransferase produces MTKTATKAPFRADHVGSLLRPESIHQARKQLAEGTISQADLHEIENKEIKRIVDKQIEVGLEAVTDGEFRRRFWHTDFLEHLIGVEGYVPDQGFQFKGEETERYDVRVVGKVAFNPNHPHIEEFKIFNEIVGGRAVAKLTIPSPNQLFNAGILNESIYPNIDDYAADVIAAYRDAINAFYDAGVRYLQLDDVYIAGLSSPDIPFNEGIHSREKLIDLALHVVNSVLEGKPEDLVVTTHLCRGNYRSKWAFTGSYDLIAPKLLANEAVDGFFLEYDDERSGSFAPLENVPNDGPRVVLGVFTSKTGELEDKEVIKARVAEASKYVPLDQLCISPQCGFASTHHGNLLTEEEQWNKLKHIVDVSKDIWK; encoded by the coding sequence ATGACAAAAACAGCAACAAAAGCACCATTTAGAGCAGACCATGTAGGAAGTTTACTAAGACCGGAGAGTATTCATCAAGCACGTAAGCAACTTGCTGAGGGAACAATTAGTCAAGCAGATTTACACGAAATAGAAAACAAGGAAATCAAACGTATTGTTGATAAGCAGATCGAGGTTGGACTAGAAGCTGTAACAGATGGTGAATTCCGACGTAGATTCTGGCACACAGACTTCTTAGAGCACTTAATTGGTGTTGAAGGTTATGTACCTGACCAAGGCTTCCAATTTAAAGGCGAAGAAACAGAGCGCTATGACGTACGTGTAGTTGGAAAAGTTGCATTTAATCCCAACCACCCACATATCGAGGAATTCAAAATTTTTAATGAGATTGTTGGTGGACGTGCAGTTGCTAAATTAACAATTCCAAGTCCAAATCAATTATTCAATGCCGGAATTCTAAATGAAAGTATTTATCCTAATATCGACGACTACGCAGCAGACGTAATTGCAGCCTACCGTGATGCAATCAATGCCTTTTACGATGCAGGAGTTCGTTACTTACAGTTAGATGATGTTTACATTGCAGGACTTTCTTCACCAGATATCCCATTTAATGAAGGAATCCATTCAAGAGAAAAATTAATTGACTTGGCTCTACACGTAGTTAACAGTGTATTAGAAGGAAAACCAGAAGATTTAGTAGTTACAACGCATTTATGCCGTGGAAATTACCGTTCAAAATGGGCTTTCACCGGAAGTTATGATCTGATTGCTCCTAAGCTTTTAGCTAATGAAGCGGTAGATGGCTTCTTCTTAGAGTATGACGATGAGCGTTCTGGTAGTTTTGCACCATTAGAAAATGTTCCAAACGATGGACCACGTGTCGTTTTAGGCGTCTTCACATCTAAAACTGGTGAACTAGAAGATAAAGAAGTAATAAAAGCTAGAGTAGCAGAAGCTTCTAAATACGTACCACTTGATCAATTATGTATCAGTCCACAATGTGGCTTTGCTTCGACACACCATGGTAATCTTTTAACAGAAGAAGAGCAATGGAACAAGTTGAAGCATATTGTAGATGTATCGAAGGATATTTGGAAATAA
- a CDS encoding DUF3231 family protein: MPEKSAITSSELGVLWLTYQEKTMILRMLEYFIEKADDEKAKDIMNNLYEEIDKYVGILTETLRNEGAVIPIGYTAQDVNKEVPKLYDNGFDIMFVRLLQEISMGLHSLNITMSYREDIVLILIDLTAITQKYYNLCTQYLLEKGLLVKSPHVTMPKSVEFVKDKHYLSGFLVNPNSGKRSLNTVEVAQIHHSIEANITGLQMITGFAQCANNVEVKNYFNDGAELAKSMVKELSEVLLQSGVQSPQTAGGNATRSRIAPFSDKLMMYCTSLFCSFSMGSGSIGTAFSLRNDLPAKMTIFMKDIFEYAHKGGKIMIKNGWMEEPPQMEERNQLLK; the protein is encoded by the coding sequence ATGCCAGAAAAATCAGCAATTACGTCATCTGAATTAGGTGTATTATGGCTTACATATCAGGAAAAAACAATGATATTACGTATGTTAGAATATTTTATAGAGAAAGCCGATGATGAAAAAGCCAAGGACATTATGAATAATCTATATGAAGAGATTGACAAATATGTTGGTATCTTAACAGAAACGTTACGAAATGAAGGGGCTGTAATACCAATTGGGTACACTGCTCAAGATGTTAACAAAGAGGTACCGAAATTATATGATAATGGTTTTGACATCATGTTTGTTCGCCTATTACAAGAAATTAGTATGGGGCTTCACTCATTAAATATAACTATGTCTTATCGGGAAGATATTGTACTGATATTAATAGATCTAACTGCCATTACCCAAAAGTATTACAACCTTTGTACACAATATTTGCTTGAAAAAGGCTTACTTGTTAAATCTCCTCATGTTACAATGCCAAAATCAGTTGAATTTGTTAAAGATAAGCACTACTTGAGTGGATTCTTAGTTAATCCAAATAGCGGCAAACGTTCATTAAATACAGTCGAAGTTGCACAAATTCATCATTCGATTGAAGCAAATATCACTGGGCTTCAAATGATTACAGGTTTTGCTCAATGTGCAAATAATGTAGAAGTTAAAAACTACTTTAATGATGGTGCTGAACTTGCTAAAAGTATGGTAAAGGAATTAAGTGAAGTCTTACTGCAAAGCGGTGTACAATCTCCTCAAACTGCAGGTGGTAATGCCACCCGTTCAAGAATAGCACCATTTTCCGATAAGTTGATGATGTATTGCACAAGTCTTTTTTGCAGCTTTTCTATGGGAAGTGGTTCAATAGGTACTGCTTTTAGTTTACGAAATGATTTACCAGCTAAAATGACTATTTTTATGAAAGATATATTTGAATATGCTCATAAAGGTGGAAAAATTATGATTAAAAATGGTTGGATGGAAGAACCACCACAAATGGAAGAACGGAACCAATTGTTGAAGTGA
- a CDS encoding DUF4256 domain-containing protein, producing the protein MTKSNKKELSLEQRQELLSILKDRFEKNMDRHKDLEWEKIHEKLDANIEKLWSLNEMEATGGEVDVVGFDKGKDAYIFFDCAVESPKGRRSVCYDLEALESRKKYKPENNAIDMANAMGIELLTEEEYRELQKLGNFDMKTSSWVKTPANIRKLGGAIFCDRRYDTVFMYHNGADSYYGARGFRGSLKV; encoded by the coding sequence ATGACAAAGAGTAATAAAAAGGAATTGTCACTAGAACAACGTCAAGAATTACTGAGCATACTGAAAGATCGGTTTGAGAAAAATATGGATCGTCATAAAGATCTTGAATGGGAGAAAATTCATGAGAAGCTTGATGCTAATATTGAAAAGCTCTGGTCGCTTAATGAAATGGAAGCAACTGGTGGGGAAGTCGATGTTGTAGGGTTTGATAAAGGTAAGGATGCATATATCTTTTTTGATTGTGCAGTAGAAAGTCCTAAAGGTCGCAGAAGTGTTTGTTACGACCTTGAAGCCCTGGAGTCAAGAAAAAAATATAAACCCGAAAATAACGCTATCGATATGGCAAATGCCATGGGGATAGAACTTTTGACTGAGGAAGAATACCGAGAGCTACAGAAACTTGGGAATTTCGATATGAAAACGTCTAGCTGGGTGAAAACACCTGCGAATATTAGAAAGCTTGGCGGAGCTATCTTTTGTGATCGACGTTATGATACTGTCTTTATGTACCACAATGGCGCAGATTCCTACTATGGTGCAAGGGGTTTCCGTGGCTCACTAAAGGTTTAA
- a CDS encoding ATP-binding cassette domain-containing protein — protein sequence MNKNINKYAVEATNLTKIFGKDRAVDRVSLKVPKGIVYGFLGPNGAGKTTMIRMLATLLKPNEGKAKVMGFDLNQESDSVRQSISLTGQFASVDEELSGRENLIFIGRLVGFTSKEAKKRADDLLKAFKLEDASKRQVKKYSGGMRRRIDIAASIVTSPDLLFLDEPTTGLDPRSRNQVWDIIRALVKNGTTVFLTTQYLEEADQLADLIGVIDQGKLIAEGTSKELKASIGAGSLTVHFDNGKELEKAKKIFEEQLNQSPEANLREISLTVPINEHAKATKAIGELANAAIQIKEFSMSQPSLDEVFLTLTGKLRESEVGDEANGQT from the coding sequence ATGAATAAGAACATAAATAAATATGCGGTGGAAGCAACTAATCTCACGAAAATATTTGGGAAAGATCGTGCGGTGGACAGAGTTAGTTTAAAAGTGCCAAAGGGAATTGTTTATGGTTTTCTTGGACCAAATGGTGCTGGAAAAACGACCATGATTCGCATGCTTGCAACATTATTGAAACCTAATGAAGGGAAAGCTAAAGTGATGGGCTTTGACCTCAATCAGGAATCGGATTCTGTTAGACAATCAATCAGCTTGACTGGCCAATTTGCTTCTGTTGATGAGGAGTTGTCGGGGAGAGAGAACTTAATTTTTATCGGTCGTTTAGTAGGTTTTACGAGTAAAGAGGCTAAAAAACGAGCGGATGACTTATTAAAGGCTTTTAAATTGGAGGATGCTAGTAAACGTCAGGTCAAGAAATATTCTGGGGGAATGCGTCGTCGAATTGATATTGCTGCAAGTATTGTTACATCACCAGACCTGCTTTTCTTAGATGAACCAACAACTGGACTTGATCCTAGAAGTCGTAACCAAGTGTGGGATATTATTCGTGCTTTAGTAAAAAACGGTACGACTGTTTTTTTGACAACACAATATTTAGAAGAAGCGGATCAATTGGCTGATTTAATTGGTGTAATTGATCAAGGTAAATTAATTGCAGAAGGAACGAGTAAAGAATTAAAAGCTTCTATTGGTGCTGGAAGCTTAACGGTACATTTTGACAATGGTAAAGAATTAGAAAAAGCTAAAAAGATCTTTGAAGAACAGCTTAATCAATCTCCAGAAGCAAACTTGAGAGAAATATCTTTAACAGTTCCTATAAATGAACACGCAAAAGCTACAAAAGCGATAGGGGAATTGGCAAATGCTGCTATTCAAATTAAGGAATTCTCAATGAGTCAACCTAGTTTGGATGAAGTTTTCCTCACTTTAACTGGAAAATTACGAGAGAGCGAAGTAGGGGACGAAGCAAATGGACAAACATGA